The Corynebacterium poyangense genome includes a window with the following:
- a CDS encoding Gp37-like protein encodes MDTVFNTPRGLTYDPIYAEVWPVDGDGPVGRVEQPEKLEVTWEMTGSGTAVLEAPLTQTTGLLTSIDGKYLLVVGFNGLRHVSIPVEATVYAEDQAPNDVRVRIVTASPWSLLDGEIIPPAPRQWPINSVEQKTTEFFTAKGSADEVIRKIIRAGVEILGHPIVVLPDNPKGPNRSIAARLDKVSDLVKKALADTNLWVSLEPWLPGDPVLDGVSSSTPVVVADVRKYRRVDGLVWSTAGEDITSWKIKATRPTATHIFVHDDKKHPEQEIHSFTDGDSGRWIRRLAQGEYKPPEEEAKQVAEALLAEHAGTREIEVEVTPSSVWEFGSDNKHTHQYQVGDIVTLELPIGAFEQVITEVVVEYTPMALTVTPKVATPHNGE; translated from the coding sequence ATGGATACGGTATTTAATACGCCGCGCGGCTTGACTTATGACCCGATTTATGCCGAGGTATGGCCTGTCGATGGTGATGGGCCGGTAGGGCGTGTAGAGCAGCCGGAAAAGCTTGAAGTCACGTGGGAGATGACCGGATCAGGAACGGCGGTTCTTGAAGCTCCCCTAACTCAAACTACGGGGCTATTAACATCAATTGACGGAAAATACTTGCTGGTGGTGGGTTTTAATGGGCTTCGGCATGTGTCGATCCCAGTGGAGGCTACGGTCTATGCGGAGGATCAGGCCCCAAATGATGTGCGCGTAAGGATTGTTACAGCGTCGCCGTGGTCCTTGCTTGATGGTGAGATCATCCCCCCGGCACCTAGGCAATGGCCGATTAATAGTGTGGAGCAAAAGACCACGGAATTCTTTACCGCTAAAGGCAGCGCGGATGAAGTTATTCGAAAGATCATTCGAGCAGGGGTCGAGATTCTTGGACACCCTATCGTGGTCCTTCCTGATAACCCAAAGGGCCCTAATCGGAGTATCGCGGCACGCCTGGATAAAGTCTCTGACCTGGTTAAAAAGGCATTGGCTGACACGAATTTGTGGGTGAGTTTAGAGCCGTGGTTACCCGGTGATCCGGTGCTTGATGGGGTGAGTTCGAGTACGCCGGTTGTGGTTGCTGATGTTCGAAAATATAGACGAGTAGACGGGTTGGTGTGGTCCACAGCCGGGGAGGATATAACTTCCTGGAAAATTAAAGCCACTAGGCCTACCGCCACCCATATTTTCGTGCATGATGATAAAAAGCACCCTGAGCAGGAGATTCACAGCTTTACCGATGGGGATTCCGGTAGGTGGATTAGGCGCTTAGCACAGGGGGAATATAAGCCCCCGGAAGAAGAAGCGAAGCAAGTAGCAGAAGCGCTACTTGCAGAGCACGCAGGAACCCGCGAGATTGAGGTGGAGGTCACACCATCGAGCGTGTGGGAGTTCGGGAGTGATAATAAACACACGCACCAATATCAGGTGGGGGATATTGTCACTCTAGAGCTTCCTATTGGCGCATTTGAGCAGGTCATCACCGAGGTTGTGGTGGAATATACTCCGATGGCTTTAACCGTGACCCCGAAAGTCGCTACCCCCCATAATGGGGAATAA